One genomic region from Coleofasciculaceae cyanobacterium encodes:
- a CDS encoding AraC family transcriptional regulator: MGHPSHLSQKSDNRLHESLFQKGDSLLVPARKPTYWRCPGSQLSSTELHIHLQQESIAKVAKSSEMHTKQSDLANHFRKQDLQLQHIAMLFLAELQSGGIMGRLYVESLTQALVIHLLRHYSEVAQSVTHQNTRLTHTQLQQVIDYIHTNLDRDLSLSQIASVINISPTYFASLFKRATGTSPYQYVIQQRVERAKLLLSKTDSESADIALQVGFSSQSHLTQQFKRLTGVTPRQVRL, translated from the coding sequence TTGGGACATCCAAGTCATTTGAGCCAAAAGTCTGATAATCGCTTGCATGAATCTCTCTTTCAAAAGGGAGACAGCCTTTTAGTTCCTGCCAGAAAACCAACCTACTGGCGCTGTCCGGGAAGTCAGTTATCCTCGACAGAACTACATATTCACTTACAGCAGGAGTCGATCGCCAAAGTTGCTAAATCATCTGAAATGCATACAAAGCAGAGCGACCTCGCCAATCATTTTCGCAAGCAAGACTTACAACTTCAACATATCGCCATGCTGTTTTTAGCTGAATTGCAATCGGGTGGCATAATGGGGCGATTATATGTCGAATCCTTAACTCAAGCGTTAGTCATTCATTTGCTGCGACATTATTCTGAGGTGGCACAGAGTGTTACACACCAAAACACACGTTTAACTCATACTCAGTTGCAGCAAGTAATTGACTATATTCACACGAACCTCGATCGCGATTTATCCCTCTCTCAAATTGCCTCAGTTATCAATATCAGTCCGACGTATTTTGCTAGTTTGTTCAAACGTGCTACGGGTACTTCGCCGTACCAATATGTGATTCAACAGCGAGTTGAACGAGCGAAATTGCTATTGTCGAAAACGGATTCGGAGAGCGCCGATATTGCCTTACAAGTAGGTTTCTCCAGTCAAAGCCACTTGACGCAACAGTTTAAGCGATTGACTGGAGTAACCCCAAGACAGGTGCGTCTTTAA
- a CDS encoding Rid family hydrolase, which translates to MQPQWIETNHHQANYKAFNYVPGAIASGRFAFISGQVGVEEDGSVSEDAETQIARAFANLGEIVKAIPASPRDVVDITTYHVGLQEHFSLVSTEKKKFFGDWDPAWTAIGITELALEGLILEIRVVVLLPSID; encoded by the coding sequence ATGCAACCGCAATGGATCGAAACCAATCATCACCAAGCTAATTACAAAGCCTTTAATTATGTTCCCGGTGCGATCGCATCTGGCAGATTCGCCTTTATCTCTGGTCAAGTTGGAGTGGAAGAAGATGGCAGCGTGAGTGAGGATGCGGAAACACAGATTGCGCGTGCCTTTGCTAACTTAGGAGAGATCGTTAAGGCAATTCCCGCTAGCCCGCGGGATGTTGTTGACATCACAACCTATCATGTCGGCTTGCAAGAACATTTCTCGCTGGTAAGTACAGAGAAAAAGAAGTTTTTCGGCGATTGGGACCCAGCTTGGACAGCCATCGGTATCACCGAACTGGCTCTTGAAGGGCTGATTCTAGAGATTCGCGTCGTTGTACTTTTGCCGTCTATCGATTAG
- a CDS encoding phage holin family protein, with the protein MLGTLLTLLATTLSLLVVDIIFSGVILANFPAAIVAALAIGLFNSGVKPVLSVLSLPINVLSLGTFTLVINGLCFWLASLFVPGFQVHGLLAFLVAPVILSSVNTFISNYFGEKYPKLTTSNKITNN; encoded by the coding sequence ATGCTAGGAACACTTTTAACTTTATTAGCAACTACTCTCAGTCTTCTGGTAGTGGATATTATCTTTTCTGGAGTCATTTTAGCTAACTTTCCGGCTGCTATAGTAGCTGCGCTAGCTATTGGTCTTTTTAATAGCGGTGTAAAACCTGTTTTATCTGTATTATCTTTGCCGATTAATGTTTTAAGTTTGGGAACATTTACCTTAGTGATCAATGGTTTGTGCTTTTGGTTAGCTTCTCTCTTCGTACCAGGATTTCAAGTTCATGGTCTACTAGCTTTCTTAGTTGCTCCTGTAATTCTATCTTCCGTTAATACCTTCATTAGTAACTACTTTGGTGAGAAATATCCCAAATTAACAACAAGCAATAAAATAACCAATAATTAA
- a CDS encoding YqaE/Pmp3 family membrane protein, with protein sequence MKLLQLITCILLPPLGVFLTVGAGPTLLINILLTVLGFIPGIIHALWIYSKQAEGKVNV encoded by the coding sequence ATGAAGCTTTTACAACTAATTACCTGTATTTTATTGCCTCCATTGGGAGTTTTTCTAACTGTGGGTGCTGGTCCTACTTTGCTGATTAATATTTTGTTGACAGTATTGGGTTTTATTCCAGGAATTATTCACGCACTCTGGATTTATTCTAAGCAGGCCGAAGGTAAAGTTAATGTTTAG